In the genome of Eggerthella sp. YY7918, one region contains:
- a CDS encoding Mrp/NBP35 family ATP-binding protein produces MAEECSHDCGSCGVSGCGDRTQQGPTTIDTNVRSNIKHVIGVVSGKGGVGKSLVTSLLASEMKKRGYAVGILDADVTGPSIPKTFGITNPLTADADGILPAQTQSGIKVVSTNLMLPKDDIPVAWRGPVVSNAIKQFYSEASWGDIDYLFVDMPPGTSDVLLTVFQSLPIDGIVTVSAPQELVAMIVGKAVNLAHDMDVALLGLVENMAYFVCDECDKKHYIFGEPQGAAVAERYNIPAYATLPIDPAFARLCDAGHVEDYDVAGALDTIVAQLEAVEN; encoded by the coding sequence ATGGCAGAAGAATGTTCGCACGACTGCGGAAGCTGTGGTGTGTCGGGTTGTGGCGATCGCACCCAGCAGGGACCCACGACCATCGACACCAACGTTCGCTCAAATATCAAGCATGTCATCGGCGTGGTGTCGGGCAAGGGCGGTGTCGGCAAATCGCTGGTGACCAGCCTGCTTGCCAGCGAAATGAAAAAACGCGGCTATGCAGTCGGCATCCTTGATGCCGACGTGACGGGTCCCTCCATCCCGAAAACTTTCGGCATCACGAACCCGTTGACGGCCGATGCCGATGGTATCCTGCCTGCACAGACGCAAAGCGGTATCAAAGTGGTATCCACAAACCTTATGCTGCCGAAAGACGACATTCCTGTCGCATGGCGCGGTCCGGTTGTATCCAACGCCATCAAGCAGTTTTACAGTGAAGCAAGCTGGGGCGACATCGACTACCTATTCGTCGACATGCCTCCGGGAACCTCCGACGTGCTGCTTACGGTATTCCAATCGCTGCCGATTGACGGCATCGTTACCGTGTCGGCACCGCAAGAGCTTGTTGCCATGATTGTGGGCAAAGCGGTAAACCTCGCACACGATATGGATGTTGCCCTTTTGGGCCTTGTGGAAAACATGGCGTACTTTGTGTGCGACGAGTGCGACAAGAAACACTACATCTTCGGTGAACCTCAAGGTGCCGCCGTGGCTGAGCGCTACAACATTCCCGCCTATGCGACCTTGCCCATCGACCCCGCCTTCGCGCGCTTGTGCGACGCGGGCCATGTAGAGGACTACGACGTGGCGGGCGCCCTTGATACAATCGTCGCACAGCTGGAAGCAGTAGAGAACTAG
- a CDS encoding tryptophan-rich sensory protein, whose amino-acid sequence MPNHAYRATTAPGVVQRARSTKTGRKLERGGYLTAEVVAVWIAYFFTIIGNAIIEGGQVGGTTSATVAYGVFTWFTPAGYVFAIWSLVYVALIFWLVAFTRQAPMRSKRLSTTAILFIASSVLNVLWLALWHFELVALSFIVILAEWAVLAALYFNVRQTAKTASGWVPISIYTAWVTVATLANMAILITRLLDGGVAFFNGLSVIALTAGVLVLGYVMKRSYNDAVFPLVFLWALIGVGIHVAEVSWFVATIVFLLCIAGAVVTFVPLAKVRAALRS is encoded by the coding sequence ATGCCTAATCATGCCTATCGTGCTACGACGGCGCCAGGAGTTGTCCAGCGCGCCCGCAGCACAAAAACCGGCCGAAAACTTGAGCGTGGCGGCTATCTGACCGCCGAAGTGGTGGCGGTGTGGATAGCCTATTTCTTTACCATTATCGGCAATGCCATTATCGAAGGGGGTCAGGTGGGCGGTACGACGTCGGCAACCGTGGCCTATGGTGTCTTCACATGGTTTACGCCTGCTGGCTATGTGTTTGCCATCTGGTCGCTTGTCTATGTGGCGCTCATCTTTTGGCTGGTGGCCTTTACGCGTCAGGCCCCGATGCGCTCCAAGCGGTTGAGTACGACTGCGATTCTGTTCATAGCGAGTAGCGTGCTCAATGTTCTGTGGCTCGCGCTCTGGCACTTTGAGCTCGTGGCGCTGTCGTTTATCGTCATTTTGGCGGAGTGGGCAGTTCTGGCCGCGCTGTACTTCAATGTGCGACAGACAGCAAAGACGGCATCGGGCTGGGTTCCCATTTCTATCTACACCGCGTGGGTGACAGTGGCAACTCTTGCAAACATGGCTATTCTCATTACGCGTCTTCTTGACGGCGGCGTAGCATTCTTCAATGGGCTCTCCGTCATTGCTCTGACGGCGGGCGTGCTCGTTTTGGGCTATGTGATGAAGCGTAGTTACAACGATGCTGTGTTCCCTCTCGTGTTTTTATGGGCGCTTATCGGCGTAGGCATTCACGTGGCCGAGGTATCGTGGTTCGTCGCGACCATCGTCTTTTTGCTGTGCATCGCGGGTGCAGTGGTGACTTTTGTCCCGCTGGCCAAGGTGCGTGCAGCACTGCGAAGCTAA
- a CDS encoding amidohydrolase family protein — protein MLFANIDLLDENLDYRAHQWVGVKDGRIAYRGDTEPSAEEAATYGEVYDGHGKVLMPAFYNAHAHAPMTLLRGYAENLPLQAWLNDKVFPFEAKITPEDCYWGTLLACAEMARYGVVSFSDMYYHMQEGARAAIDAGLKMNVSDTLIAFGDVGLDDLPLRAQDDRLIHDLHKAADGRIVVDCNIHAEYTSNPRAVADMAAYAKERGLRIQLHASETKLEHEECQQRHNGLTPVRYFKSLGVLDVPVTMAHCVWVDDEDIDILAARGVFVAANPASNMKLGSGFAPIPRMLERGVKVCLGTDGMASNNNHDMMQDLYLLALVYKGSTGDPTVVSPKQALGAATRMGALSQGREDCGLVKEGMKADLCVLDVTGPSWAPMTDPLGNLVYAGHGSDVCLTMCDGQVVYRDGMWPLVDVERAKAEVAARTKRIMDEL, from the coding sequence ATGCTGTTCGCAAATATAGATTTGCTCGACGAGAACCTGGATTATCGCGCCCATCAGTGGGTTGGTGTGAAGGACGGCCGTATTGCCTACAGAGGCGATACGGAGCCTTCGGCAGAAGAGGCGGCGACGTATGGCGAAGTGTACGACGGGCACGGCAAGGTGCTCATGCCCGCCTTTTACAATGCGCATGCCCACGCGCCCATGACGCTTTTGCGCGGCTATGCCGAAAATCTTCCTTTGCAGGCGTGGCTCAACGACAAAGTGTTTCCCTTCGAGGCAAAAATCACTCCCGAGGACTGCTATTGGGGAACGCTGCTTGCGTGCGCCGAGATGGCACGCTACGGCGTCGTGTCCTTCTCGGACATGTACTACCACATGCAGGAAGGCGCCCGCGCCGCAATCGATGCAGGCCTCAAAATGAATGTGAGCGATACGCTTATCGCCTTCGGCGACGTGGGGCTTGATGATCTGCCGCTGCGTGCGCAGGATGATCGTCTGATTCACGACCTACACAAAGCGGCCGATGGCCGCATCGTGGTGGACTGCAATATCCATGCCGAGTACACGTCGAATCCGCGTGCAGTGGCCGATATGGCCGCCTATGCGAAGGAGCGCGGACTGCGCATTCAGCTGCATGCGTCCGAAACGAAGCTTGAGCACGAGGAATGTCAGCAGCGCCACAATGGCCTGACGCCCGTGCGCTACTTCAAAAGCCTCGGGGTGCTCGATGTGCCGGTGACGATGGCACACTGCGTATGGGTGGATGATGAGGATATCGACATCCTCGCCGCACGGGGTGTATTTGTGGCGGCCAACCCTGCTTCCAATATGAAGCTTGGCAGTGGGTTTGCGCCCATTCCGCGCATGCTTGAGCGCGGCGTGAAGGTGTGCTTGGGTACCGACGGCATGGCTTCGAACAACAATCATGACATGATGCAGGACCTCTATCTGCTGGCGCTTGTGTACAAGGGTTCAACGGGGGACCCCACGGTGGTTTCGCCGAAGCAGGCCCTTGGTGCTGCTACGCGCATGGGCGCGCTTTCACAGGGACGTGAGGATTGCGGTTTGGTGAAGGAGGGGATGAAGGCCGACCTATGCGTGCTTGATGTGACAGGCCCGTCGTGGGCGCCGATGACCGATCCTCTTGGAAACCTGGTGTATGCAGGCCACGGATCTGATGTGTGTCTGACTATGTGTGATGGTCAAGTGGTGTATCGCGACGGCATGTGGCCCTTGGTGGATGTCGAACGGGCGAAGGCCGAAGTGGCTGCGCGTACGAAACGGATCATGGATGAACTGTAG
- a CDS encoding FAD-binding protein, with the protein MEVTRRSFIKGSLALGALTAGGAALSACAPTQADKANEMSDDASQGRWSWSIAPRPIDDSQVSETLDCDVCIVGAGVAGNPAALYATMQGLKVVVLQKGSKNQVNGQASGIWNDIHEDELGIKTDVLVDLQKYADYADGKANIKLVRNIMQATGPAYAWLTSIITEPKPTFSKSGDHVRYQFILNDDIATRYEGWMQFHDNIVARAEQEAATYRYDTPAVQLIQANDGTINGVFGQAKDDSYVKVNAAKGVILCTGDISDDEEMLEAFCPEMIGVPTRHGAPCNTGDGLKMGLWVGASIDNPPSGVQMHIDPSGLPFYSPFSGIPWLHVNIKGERFTNENVNFQNISTAIAAQPEHRAFQIIDSHLMEHATDYKNGGRPGTQEALDTALEAGAILKADTLEELCEVANLPYDAVKKTVDRYNELVDKGIDEDYAVDASVFSWNGIKDAPFYAMERMPARLVAAQGLTCNEYLQVLNTDFEPIPKLYAAGNVQGSFFGYDYPVNGFGGFSNSRSVTGGILAVKSLMGTFDDPII; encoded by the coding sequence ATGGAGGTCACAAGAAGAAGTTTTATTAAGGGATCGTTAGCACTTGGAGCCCTGACAGCGGGCGGAGCAGCTTTGTCTGCCTGCGCCCCAACACAGGCAGACAAAGCGAACGAGATGAGCGATGACGCGTCGCAGGGACGCTGGAGCTGGTCGATTGCGCCTAGGCCTATTGACGATTCGCAGGTTTCCGAAACACTTGATTGCGATGTATGTATTGTAGGTGCAGGCGTAGCTGGAAACCCCGCTGCCCTATATGCAACCATGCAAGGACTCAAGGTCGTTGTATTGCAAAAGGGATCAAAAAACCAGGTAAATGGACAAGCCTCCGGCATCTGGAACGACATACACGAAGATGAACTGGGTATCAAAACCGATGTGCTTGTTGACTTGCAAAAATATGCAGACTATGCAGATGGAAAAGCGAATATAAAACTAGTGCGCAACATCATGCAAGCAACCGGCCCAGCTTATGCATGGCTAACAAGCATTATTACAGAACCGAAACCGACGTTTTCAAAATCCGGGGATCATGTGCGATACCAGTTCATCCTCAACGACGACATAGCCACGCGCTATGAAGGATGGATGCAGTTCCACGACAACATTGTTGCGCGCGCTGAGCAGGAGGCGGCAACCTATCGCTACGACACGCCAGCCGTACAGCTCATCCAAGCTAACGACGGAACCATTAACGGCGTATTCGGGCAAGCGAAAGATGACAGTTACGTAAAAGTGAACGCCGCAAAGGGTGTCATACTCTGTACTGGCGATATTTCGGACGATGAAGAAATGCTCGAAGCGTTTTGTCCTGAGATGATAGGTGTCCCTACGCGACACGGAGCACCATGCAACACCGGAGACGGGCTAAAAATGGGTCTTTGGGTTGGTGCATCAATAGACAATCCTCCTTCAGGCGTACAAATGCACATCGATCCGAGCGGGCTTCCTTTTTACTCACCCTTCTCGGGAATTCCATGGCTGCACGTAAACATCAAGGGTGAACGCTTCACAAATGAAAACGTTAACTTCCAGAACATTTCAACAGCTATTGCTGCCCAACCTGAGCATCGAGCATTTCAGATCATCGACTCCCACCTAATGGAACACGCTACTGACTATAAGAACGGAGGCCGGCCTGGCACGCAAGAAGCGCTTGATACAGCTCTAGAAGCCGGCGCCATCCTTAAAGCCGATACTCTTGAAGAACTTTGCGAAGTTGCTAATCTACCTTATGACGCAGTCAAAAAGACAGTTGATCGCTATAACGAACTAGTAGATAAAGGTATAGACGAAGACTATGCCGTTGATGCCTCTGTCTTCAGCTGGAATGGCATCAAGGATGCCCCATTCTACGCAATGGAACGTATGCCCGCCCGTCTCGTTGCAGCCCAAGGACTTACTTGTAATGAATATCTACAAGTACTGAATACGGATTTTGAACCCATCCCAAAGCTCTATGCCGCTGGCAATGTGCAGGGTTCATTCTTCGGCTATGACTATCCAGTGAACGGTTTCGGTGGATTCTCGAACTCCCGCTCTGTAACTGGGGGCATTCTAGCTGTGAAATCGCTTATGGGAACGTTCGACGACCCGATCATCTAG
- a CDS encoding U32 family peptidase, with the protein MLVSANRGLAEELDVASSVMSLRPSIPELLAPAGGRVQLEAALRFGADAVYLATDRFGLRQRAENFALEEIPAAVDYAHAAGAKVYVTLNAIMDADDLEVLPAHMEALAAAKVDAFIVSDLGALRLAKRHAPQMALHVSTQASVSNAEAACAWYELGASRVVCSREMSVDDIARMRAATPRELELEAFVHGAMCMAVSGRCLLSSAMTGRSGNKGHCTQPCRWSYALVEEKRPGEFFPVEEDTRGTYVMNAQDLNMIAHLDDLAAAGVDSFKIEGRNKKAFYVATVVHAYRAVLDGADPAEVAPELLTISHRPYSTGFYYGQADQSPDCDGYMRECLHAATVLSCDATGEGHWRATVRCFNRFCEGDSLEVLSPQRPLFEATVRNLAWLPNGGVGSTAPSPQPTAVANRSAMCYAFDTTTALHVGDILRMRVASE; encoded by the coding sequence GTGTTAGTTTCAGCGAATAGAGGCTTGGCGGAAGAGCTAGACGTTGCTTCTTCGGTGATGTCTTTGAGACCGAGCATTCCTGAACTGCTTGCCCCTGCAGGGGGACGGGTGCAGTTGGAGGCGGCGTTGCGCTTTGGGGCCGATGCGGTCTATCTGGCGACCGATCGCTTCGGGCTGCGGCAACGTGCCGAGAATTTTGCACTTGAAGAAATTCCTGCAGCGGTGGACTACGCCCACGCAGCGGGCGCAAAGGTGTATGTGACGCTCAATGCCATCATGGATGCCGACGATCTTGAGGTTCTGCCTGCGCATATGGAGGCGCTTGCGGCGGCTAAGGTCGATGCATTCATCGTAAGCGACCTCGGCGCGTTGCGCCTTGCGAAACGCCATGCCCCGCAGATGGCGTTGCATGTAAGCACCCAGGCGTCGGTGAGCAATGCTGAAGCGGCTTGCGCCTGGTATGAGTTGGGTGCGAGCCGCGTGGTGTGTTCCCGTGAAATGAGCGTTGATGATATCGCCCGCATGCGCGCCGCAACGCCGCGCGAGTTGGAGCTGGAAGCATTCGTGCACGGTGCGATGTGTATGGCGGTGTCTGGTCGCTGTCTGCTCAGTTCGGCCATGACGGGGCGCTCGGGCAACAAGGGTCACTGCACCCAGCCTTGCCGTTGGAGCTACGCTCTTGTTGAAGAAAAGCGTCCTGGCGAGTTCTTCCCGGTGGAAGAGGATACGCGCGGAACATATGTCATGAACGCGCAGGATCTCAACATGATTGCACATCTGGACGATCTTGCTGCAGCCGGGGTGGATTCGTTTAAGATCGAAGGCCGCAACAAGAAGGCGTTTTACGTAGCGACGGTCGTGCATGCCTACCGCGCGGTGCTCGACGGGGCCGACCCCGCTGAAGTGGCACCTGAGCTACTGACCATTTCCCATCGTCCCTATTCGACGGGGTTCTACTATGGTCAAGCTGATCAATCGCCCGACTGCGATGGCTATATGAGAGAATGCTTGCATGCTGCCACGGTCCTGTCCTGCGATGCGACGGGAGAGGGGCACTGGCGTGCCACCGTCAGGTGTTTCAACCGCTTCTGCGAGGGCGACAGTCTTGAGGTTCTTTCTCCCCAGCGTCCTCTTTTCGAGGCGACCGTGCGCAACCTTGCGTGGCTTCCCAATGGTGGCGTGGGAAGCACCGCTCCGTCGCCCCAGCCGACTGCGGTCGCGAATCGCTCGGCCATGTGCTATGCCTTCGACACCACCACTGCTTTGCACGTGGGCGACATTCTGCGCATGCGCGTTGCTTCCGAATAA
- a CDS encoding 5-formyltetrahydrofolate cyclo-ligase: MNCRMAHSDLPQEKARLRKLVLARRDGIPAEERDRRSRVLCERLSASCQPAVRPHAVIAAYHAFGSEPDMRHFLHEAYDRGCRVCLPCMVRENVDQLGKPCSRMVFLEVDRESFEACELPFLAQPTKALERDDPILAQFSVVEPTDIDVVVVPLVACDAANNRMGYGGGHYDRFLSEVRSDVLVVGVGFAEQMIEAVPLEAHDKALHRVVTA; this comes from the coding sequence ATGAACTGTAGGATGGCTCACAGCGATCTTCCTCAAGAGAAAGCTCGCTTGCGCAAGCTCGTTTTGGCGCGGCGCGATGGTATTCCTGCCGAAGAGCGCGACCGCCGAAGTCGGGTGCTGTGTGAGCGTCTCTCCGCCAGCTGTCAACCGGCAGTGCGACCTCACGCCGTTATTGCCGCCTATCATGCGTTCGGCAGCGAGCCCGATATGCGTCATTTTCTGCATGAGGCCTACGACCGGGGATGTCGCGTGTGTCTTCCGTGTATGGTGCGCGAGAACGTGGACCAGTTGGGAAAACCGTGTTCGCGCATGGTTTTTCTAGAGGTCGATCGAGAATCGTTCGAAGCGTGCGAACTTCCGTTTCTCGCTCAACCCACAAAGGCGCTGGAGAGGGACGATCCTATTCTTGCTCAGTTTTCGGTCGTGGAACCAACCGATATCGATGTGGTCGTTGTGCCGCTGGTTGCCTGCGATGCGGCCAACAATCGCATGGGATATGGCGGGGGACATTACGACCGTTTTTTGAGCGAGGTACGCAGCGATGTGCTCGTGGTGGGCGTGGGGTTTGCCGAGCAGATGATTGAGGCGGTGCCGCTTGAAGCTCACGACAAGGCGCTTCATCGCGTCGTGACTGCGTAA
- a CDS encoding helix-turn-helix transcriptional regulator yields the protein MYAEGAAEFSSQPHSSYMAFDFVTAFVLVVLAALSYHVAPLYRRRFVMPLTALLLVVCTLLNFLPVFSPANSYVSMNAIAIVFGAVGIALYLMLWSELYGCIGPLKVALYYAAGIMVSALVLWVLKSTSLICLFVCMCVLPIILMISLWRAYAHLSLDDVPKAPVAKSSFPWKPALAMAVYAFARGMQVSLSSDDVGASSSIGFFGGALLVYIGIAWKREDFNFSSLWKIAMPLMLLSLFPWGRFLPFGSTLSGTLSLAAYALMLILMMSILGNISYRYGVCALWLFAIERATRLVAVQLGELWGGNLGAATMLSPEASQIVANVVFVVLIVITALMFASERQIDSSWGIILKMPISRDTSLALAKTRLGVRCHELAQSYELTAREEEILLLIFQQNKPRDIARILQIELNTVNTHIKHVYQKLGTHSRKETLALLGIE from the coding sequence ATGTATGCAGAAGGAGCGGCGGAGTTTTCTTCGCAGCCGCATTCTTCCTACATGGCTTTTGATTTTGTGACGGCTTTTGTTCTGGTTGTGCTCGCCGCGCTTTCTTATCATGTTGCTCCGCTGTACCGTCGACGTTTTGTTATGCCGCTGACTGCTTTGCTTCTTGTTGTTTGCACGTTGCTAAACTTCTTACCTGTTTTTTCGCCCGCAAATTCGTATGTTTCGATGAATGCCATAGCTATTGTTTTCGGTGCTGTTGGGATCGCGCTATATCTTATGTTGTGGTCGGAACTTTACGGATGCATAGGTCCGCTTAAAGTGGCGCTATACTATGCTGCTGGAATAATGGTTAGTGCGCTTGTGCTATGGGTGTTGAAAAGCACATCCCTAATCTGTTTGTTTGTATGTATGTGCGTCCTGCCCATTATTCTCATGATCAGTCTCTGGCGTGCCTACGCCCATCTGTCTCTTGACGATGTGCCGAAAGCGCCGGTTGCAAAGTCTTCGTTTCCTTGGAAGCCTGCACTTGCAATGGCCGTTTACGCTTTTGCCAGAGGTATGCAGGTGAGCCTGTCGTCAGACGATGTTGGTGCAAGTTCGAGTATTGGGTTTTTCGGTGGCGCTTTGCTCGTCTATATTGGTATCGCTTGGAAGAGAGAGGACTTCAACTTCTCGTCTCTTTGGAAGATTGCCATGCCTCTTATGCTGCTCTCGCTCTTTCCCTGGGGACGCTTCCTTCCTTTTGGTAGCACGCTTTCAGGGACGTTGTCGCTTGCCGCTTATGCGCTCATGCTTATCTTGATGATGTCGATTCTTGGCAACATTTCCTACCGCTATGGCGTGTGTGCGTTATGGTTATTCGCTATCGAGAGAGCGACGAGGCTTGTTGCCGTTCAGCTTGGGGAACTGTGGGGCGGCAATCTCGGCGCTGCGACGATGCTGTCTCCTGAGGCTTCCCAAATAGTTGCTAATGTTGTGTTCGTCGTTCTCATTGTTATTACAGCGCTCATGTTTGCATCTGAGAGACAGATTGATTCGTCATGGGGAATCATTCTTAAAATGCCTATCTCTCGTGATACGAGCCTTGCGCTTGCGAAGACGCGTTTGGGTGTGCGCTGCCACGAGCTGGCGCAGAGTTATGAACTCACTGCCCGCGAAGAAGAGATACTACTGCTCATATTCCAGCAGAATAAACCACGCGATATAGCGCGTATTTTGCAAATTGAACTCAATACTGTCAACACTCATATCAAGCATGTTTACCAGAAACTCGGTACTCACTCGCGCAAGGAGACTCTCGCACTTTTAGGTATTGAATAG